The Plasmodium chabaudi chabaudi strain AS genome assembly, chromosome: 14 genome contains the following window.
TGTGTGCACACTCTCAAATGaactttaattttttatatttatatttagaGGAATATGAAATGGCTCTTAAAGAGctgataaatattaatgtatattttataaatcatAACGATAGTAGTAGCAGTAGTAGTACCAAAAGTGGAAACAATGCGGCTAGCGATTAtgctatttattataacaaCTTATCAATCACATCCATGTTTAATGgcgatttaaataattcaattCATCACATGgaaaatgttataaatacaaactATGTAAATGTATTTCCTTCCATTgttcaaaatttaaatgatatatataaatttacaaaaacaaaaagtgAAATAGCTAGCCATACTAATgacataattaaaaaaaatttgcaGGAAGACCAGGAGATACTTGCTTTACTtccataatatttttttcaggAAATTCCTTACATTAATtggaaattaaaatttgaaaaatttgataaaatttgataaaattgtaaaactaataaatttttcttaatatttaaaatttctcAATTTACTATCCATTACAAGCAAAATACATTGTGGCCCTTTTTTATCGTTTAGgccataaaataatgaacgAACAAATCGgtgataattatataaatgtaaaactatagaaatattaaaaagtatactcttcatttttatattacaacttttttatatttgtaaaaaatatatcaaagtATATGCGCatgaattttatataaaaaaattcgtATATATGGTTAGGCCTATTTCCTATGCATATGCccgtaaataataaaaatacaaatttgcagtaaatttttttttatataaattttataatatgcatacacaatgctatatataatatttatacatatttacaattaacttttgtaatttttccgtttttttttattaattcatttttttaaaaaaacaaacttCGAATGTGCTCGCTGATTAAAAAGTATCCATCCTCTATGTTAAAAGCATAGAgaaattatttcaaaaaagtAAGAGAAAACAAAGGGGATAAAATGCAGAAAAATGAACCGACTATCTGtgattttttcatatcttataataacattttttatgatccAATATGTTTCATCAAGGGATGgtaagtatatatacacatatggCAATAGTTATAGTAATTGTTTTTAAGCATGTTTATGGAAACGCTTTGTATTCCTTTCATgggcatatatatagttatggatttttttttatgaattatgTGTGCACACATTTGATATTGGCAACTCATTTAATAGTGACCTATTTCACGACCATTATGTGTAACTTGTTTCTCTTccctttttttgttatttagGGATCTTCCAATCCCATATGATAAACCCTTTTCATCATAAGGCCAATAAAAAACGGATCATGGATCATATCGGAGCATTATACTACTTAATAAgtgaaattaaaacaaacaTAGAGGACTTAAACAATGGATATagcaattttataaaagctGTAAATTCATCAAAAGAAAGAGAAGAACGATTACTAAATATGaatgatttaaaaactggtgattttataaataagatGGAAAGACTAAAAGAGCattatgataaatttaaatacacAGCTACAGAAagtatagaaaataataaaaatgaatttcaTCAAAgtttaaaaagtaaaatgaAAGAGTTGTTTCCAAATTCGATAGCAGAATTAAGGGGAATAACcaagtatataaaatatataaatgtaactacaatgaatttaaataaaataataacaagtatattttcaaaaactATGCGCTTATGTGATGtatatgaagaaaatattaattatatatatgaggttggaaaagaatattataaagatcaattaaataaattaagtaACAGTCTTATACATGAATATagtgaatataataaagcattaaatatattttcaaatgaaaaatatataaataatttttcagaTACTTTCTATcttgaattattaaaaaaaaaattaaatgattcAAAAGATAAAATTGTAATGATGGATGTATCGTCAGTTTTAGAACAACATACATTTTATGACGTGtcccatttttttaatacttttttaaaaaattataataaaggatttataatatatgtaattaatagaataaatgtgaattattataataataaaataattttaattgagtcacaaaaattattaaagcttataaaatttattaaaaaaaattataatcatataaaaatcgattatatagttatacacatatttaatatgtatatatctgtatttataaattcaaatcatatattatatcatgtcaattttgattttttttatgatggACAATTAGtcaatgtatataatacttataattatggttatttttttacaaatcaaaaaatagaCTATGAAGAATTTAATCAAAATGGcgattatatatatgtattttatgTTGGAAACAGAGTAGTAAATGATAATTTCTTTATACATAATAGACATGATATGattgaatttaaaaaattaagttcatataatattattaaaaataataaatataacaatgcttatccattttttaatatatacctATTAAAGCTTGAGTCGGAATAcagttttttaaatcagTTTTATAGCCAAGAACATAAATATCTTTACAAATTTTCTGTTCATAATACTAATGTTGTATTGACCTACAATTTATTAAGCAACTTTACCATACCAAACGAGAAGTTCACTCCACATTTTAAGTAATGAAAATTGGATGAGCATAAAAATTGTCACAATTTATTCCCAATTcttttcttaattttttacatttttttttatttcttttcagAGAAGTGTAcattatcataattttatatcctGGTCAAAATATAGACAATATTTGCTGTGAATTTAGtggttatatttttaacgacggtatatatatactaagGAAAGAAGACGCAAATGTCCTTGAAATATACACAAGTGATGACAAATTAACCTTGCTTGTTAATAATCAAACGAAAAGTTATTCCATAAAtcagcaaaaaaaaaaaaaaaaaaaaaatttggaaGATAGCTTGCTGAGAATAAAAGAATGTCTAAAGaactatataaataattattatagtgattattttgattacttaaatataatattttttatatcttccGATTGAGGTATCCCATTTTTTACTGTCATTATAGTAGACACGCTTTTAACCGTATTTAACCATCACTGTGTTGTTCCATATTGctacatattattataaataattacatacagctagattatttttttttttatgtacatACATGCATAATTGCATTTCGAGCTATTTGCATATGCACACACACTGTTGTTTTCTGTTTTTAAATCAATCtcgtaatttttttattaattatatgtttagtatgatttcctttttttttgaaaattatttattaacacAACTTAatggataaaaataaatcattgtataaaaaaaaggatataataagtatacaaaatataataggtgaaatatatgtagaacaatattaataataataaaaaatggaaacattccaatatataaaaaaaaaaacgtttccaacaaaatatattcttaatatgtatttgagaaattataaaatttttaattgaataaatttatggatatataattttatgtgTTTCCTTATTTGAGCAAATAGACACATACTTTCATAATTCCATGTTTATGCTcataatgtatattttctttatctatttgtttcataaaaaaataagttcttaaaaaatatcctttctttatttcataggaataataattggcacatttttgtatatcatAAGGGATTTTATTACCTGATAtagtaatataattatcatttgaCTGAACACTAAAATTTTCTAAGTTTccagatataaaaaataaaaatataactttttcatcatcatataaaatatcaacAGATGGaacaaaacatattttagaTGGGTCTTCACTATTTActtcttttataaaattacatttttttatttcatataaacTTGTTTTTTCTGGTGATTTTTCTCTTATCCATGAACAAATCGGAGTACTTGGAATTGAgttttgttcatatttattagtatcattattatctgCACAAATTAGTGCGTTATAATTACAATcccttttattttctttggatgtatttgttttttcgttttctaTTGAGTTTCCTTCTTTATTTACTAGAATAgacttataatttttttcaacattATTCTTACCAccaatcatatttttatttacaattttttttttattaacattatatcttacttttttattcaatATAAGATCATCATTACTTTTAAGACGttcaaaattatcataaaCGGGATCACCAAATGATTTATCCATCTCAAGTTTATGCCAATCTAATTCATAGAATACTTTTTCTGTATTCAAACTTCTTTTAAGCACTTCaatattttccattattcctaccataaatatatgcaaacaCTTGGTCTCATTAAGTAAAGAATGTAACCCACTCCGTTTTACAAACCCTACTAAAAtgttatgtatatatttgttccTTATCACGCGAGCTCAATTTATTTCCACAGAAATACTTATTATTCAGCTAATCTCTCTTTATCCACGAAAAAAAAcgttaaaaaaacaaaaaaagacaaCATGCAACTATGCatataacaatatttactataacaattatatgtatgcacATAGAGAAACGctttatatatctatacATATGCTTGTGTGCATTTTTGGTCGTATTGTAAACGTCAAAACAATggacaataaaaaaacaaataaattgcatatactttttactaaacaataaaaattaaaaaaaatgaatacgataaaataaaaaaacaaatccTATTGGCTTTTTTCTCTCtctattaataatttttatgagaGCAGAGAGCTATACATaaagtttaaaaattgtaataaatttttttaataaatataagtagaaaaaataatgaaaatttaaatatacttGAGAATAATCCCTTATTTCTATATACGTAAAAGGGCATAAATAACATGCACACACACACAACATATATGCAGGGAAATGTCGTTAAATgcacataaaatatttaaattaattctattacaaaaaaagtaacattgaaaaattacaaaattttcttaatactttatttgaaaatgtgTATAATTGTCGATTTTGTTCtactatattattttcctatcacaccatatttttaaatcccAATTATATGCCCAACAAATTAACCTAGACTAGTTTGTATTAAACTATAAAATGTagattaatttaaaaaaataaaaaacataataaatcaaaaaattataattttatacatatattttaagacAACAAAATAGGAtacctttattttttttaagcataattatatttcacAATATTTCAATCTCTGCATATTTGTCTTTATGCTATATCATtcgttaattttttttttttattatttttaaatgtttatggaataaaaataaaaacttgAAAGGCTTATAACACAATTTTATtgatatgtataaaaacaataaaattgaagaaataccctttaattaaaagcactagaattaaaaaatagttttaaaaaaataaaggacATAATAACAGATTGCATAAAAGGAATGAAACCCAaacggaaaaaaaaaaataatttactctctatatatgtttttattctaTTCAAAAGTACACATTTTTAGGGacatgaaaatatttttacatatttttttcgacGCTAATATTAACTCCTCTTATGTTACATTCAGAACGATCCGTGATTTCAGATATGTCTGAAAACTGTGTTCTATTTTTGTCAACAGTTGTTGGTCCACCTAATTTATGCACACCAGTATATGTTGATTTGTCATCATGAAATCTAGTTGCTTCAGCTTTTGTTCCATATAATATTGGTCCGTTTGAAGCTTCATTACATAACTTTCCAACAAACTGATCATAATCTAATTTGTATTTCTCAgttaaatgttttattgCTTCAACAAATTGATcatatttaattcttttaGATCCTTTTGTTTTCACTTTAGCAAAAGCAAGATCTGCATCAACTgctgttatttttttgcttaacaattctgaaaaaaaaaaattattatcatgtTGGTTATATACCAAATATGtagataaataaaaatcttTTATGTATGCACACGAAAGGTAAGACAAAtgtttttcaattttataattttgtattttatcattatagGGGGAAATTTGTTgaatttctatatttatgagTAATACACTTTAGTGCGCTACATAcgaaattatcaaaatatatttcaaaaaaatatatatgcatattactTGAgtcttttaaaattttgacAAAGGTTCTACTGTCCATATCaggcatattttttgtgtatatattaaaaactccttccatttttataaaatttgtataaatattttaaaaataaaaattattatataaaaagataGACAATAAGATATcagtaaatttttaatagagACATGAGTATCattcaattatatatatattactgctaaatattaaaaacaaaaatcaGGATGATAGAAAgagaaatattttgttatttaaattggattataaaaaaaaaataatatatataattatatataatcatatatataaatgcgggtttgtaaatttattcAAACGTTATAAACTATAacgaatataaaatatataatttagacaaaaaacggaaaaaaaaatacacacatataatattattgcttattcattttatttatatgaataggCAATAATAAAgctacttttttttttatttcgcttttttttatagctaATATTATGACATGCTCATGTAGAATTGtggaattaaaatatttgcattaacacatatgcatataaattatatgggGAAATAgctagaaaataaatatattaacacttttttttttttagattaaatttgttataatatattatgcatatgcatgtaaaatatattttttttatttttatttaatttatggTAGCAATGACTTTTATAAAACTTAATAAAATGATGTTTCCTAATTTATGAAAACAACATGtattttccctttttatCGGGATTAAAAATTGaggataaaaaaaattatagtatttgaaaaattcaaaaattttcaccatttttttgataaaataataagaaaaaagttttaaatCATCAAAGCTGACTAACtgtaaattttatacaGTTTTGTTGGCTATTATTCAAGCTGTTatatgctatatatatgtatgtagtTATACCACAATTTTGTTACTTCGAAAACCTCAAGATATGAAtggtataaatataatccCCAAAATTCCAAGTGTTCCAAAGCTCTTGGTAAGATTTAAATCGCCAATAAAAAGGATAacgaaaaaagaaacaatattttttaatgctaAATAGTTTAAAAGGTTTTAAATTGAAAACGTttaactatatataatatgatacTCATTCGTGATTTCTTAACAGGCAATTGTAAGGTACTTTTCGGATCGTAAgagaaaaattatgaacggTACAGAATATATTAGGAGAAAAACTGGATATGGAGGCAGAATAAGAAGAAATCGACAGGCCCCAGCttataaaagataaaatataatttataatataatcctcataatatttttaaatagacATTTTAGTGCGTGACACACAAAAGCAGAACTCCCTTTTAAAAAGTGACATAAACTAGGGGCACTTGTAAGTGATAAATAATGGGATACAACAATATATGCCCTACATATCAATCAGCAGTCCAATGAATAGATATGGTATGCATGTCCTTTTAAGGGGCACACATGTGGAGATAGAATAACATTTCCAAGAAAATAGAACTGtgtaatgatataaaataattttattaaataaaatgtttatatttatgaaattttaaacaatacagcaaaaattattaaaaatgtggaAATAGCTATACACAGATTTGCAAACAAAGAAATGGGCATAGCTATGCATGTGggtatatacaaatttggAAGAGCCAAAGGGGATCTCTCtttgcatattatttatacttttttgaAAGCAAACATTTTAGCAGATCGTGATGATTTGTTTAGTTTGATTTCCTGATCAGTAGGTACTATTGGGTGtgtattaatttgtttccATAAttgtgttttatttttaacaaacAAATcaatatacttattttcCAAGGAATGATAGGAAATAACAATTAACACTCCTCcttgttttaatattttatgagaagataataataaattttttaatgataaCAATTCATTATTAACATAAATTCTAAATGCTTGAAATACTCTTGATAaaactttattatttgatttataattatttttacaagttgatagaataatattttttaaatcaaatGTGGTTacaatttctttattttgttttctcCACTCAATTATCTTTTTTGCAATTTTAAaagcttttttttcttctccaaacttttgtataatatattttaatttttttaaattatatgtatttaaaatattatgtatttttttaccatCCTCAATTTCGCTAGTCATATATAGTTCCTTTATTTCATTGTCTTGTTTcaattctttatttatataattttctacatattctttttcagtatatttattcatattcatatcaaggatattattatatttataactaAACCCTCTTTTGCTGCTTTTAAGTTGATGTGTTGATACTCCTAGGTCTACTAAAATAGCACTATAACTATTAAATAATGGCAACGAATGATAATTAagcaaaaacaaaatatctTTATAATTTCCATGAATTAGTTTAAGTCTATTTGTATctatatatgattttaatttatatttattataataaattgctTCTATATCTTTATCTATAGAAAtaacttttaattttgtaaatttttttaaaatttctaAAGTATGGCCTCCCCCTCCTAAGGTTGCATCGatcatatattcattttgattATGCAATAAAATCGGGTGATCATAATTCATATTGCCataatgttttaatttgtcACCATTTGTATCGTGCGCATTTTCTACTTGTTCATTCTCAGCAGTGACAGTCCTATCTAATGGCATTTCATCGGTATCTGTATTTAAATTACTAACTGTTTTATCACGTTGTCTGGGCAATAGTGAGGTATCTAAAATTTGTACTACTTCATTGAGCAGCACAGGGGTATGATAAATGTAGGAGTTGTCAAATATGTTTGTttcatctttatttatttccttttcctTTAATGAATAGTTataatttcctttttttttaattttttcttttttaagtaCATTATTGCATTGGGGCGAGTAAGCAATTTTACCCCCCAATTGGGCAttctttaaattatttattttaaaacatttttttaaatcgataaggattaaaaaaaggataaGCAATATTTTACTCATTCATCAGTGTAAGTTCAAATGCATATTCTCACCAGGGaggtataaaaataaaagaaaacaaaaatgtgAGCTAGCCAATGAAGCATGTAATTATGTTAAGATAAAAAGGGgaacaaattatttttctacTTCATTTTTCTACTTCATTTTTCCGCGCGTTCATTTTCTCGCCCTTTACAGAAGTAGAGAGAGAACATGGGTATGCCAAAAATGCTGCGCCGCAATagtggaaaaaaatatggttatttcaatttatttattttgcatattttttcaaaaaaaatgttgatAAATCTATataggaaaataaaataataattatatatataaactaaatttaaacaaaattgaTATACCAGTTTTGGTtggaaattttttattccacCTAAGCAGATAAATGCAATTTTAAAGAAAGCATTTTAAAACttaattatatacttaGTTGAAAATtctgttatttttttatattttcataatggCCTTATGACAATTTAGGCATATCTATAAAATAgtaattatacatatatacgAATACTTAtgcatgtatataattgtaGTATTGTTTTGAAGATGTAGATATATGGCTTGCATTTTCACAAGTCTAACTTGGGGAATTATCTAATATTTAGATAAAATGCATGCCCATAAATTATCAACttcttaaataataaacccTAATTAAAGtgaaaaatagaaaattttCAACCATACAAAATGAATGTTGTGATATGGTTCTTAACATCCTTGATGATGTATACcttctttttaaattatga
Protein-coding sequences here:
- a CDS encoding p25-alpha family protein, putative, coding for MEGVFNIYTKNMPDMDSRTFVKILKDSKLLSKKITAVDADLAFAKVKTKGSKRIKYDQFVEAIKHLTEKYKLDYDQFVGKLCNEASNGPILYGTKAEATRFHDDKSTYTGVHKLGGPTTVDKNRTQFSDISEITDRSECNIRGVNISVEKNM
- a CDS encoding S-adenosyl-methyltransferase, putative gives rise to the protein MSKILLILFLILIDLKKCFKINNLKNAQLGGKIAYSPQCNNVLKKEKIKKKGNYNYSLKEKEINKDETNIFDNSYIYHTPVLLNEVVQILDTSLLPRQRDKTVSNLNTDTDEMPLDRTVTAENEQVENAHDTNGDKLKHYGNMNYDHPILLHNQNEYMIDATLGGGGHTLEILKKFTKLKVISIDKDIEAIYYNKYKLKSYIDTNRLKLIHGNYKDILFLLNYHSLPLFNSYSAILVDLGVSTHQLKSSKRGFSYKYNNILDMNMNKYTEKEYVENYINKELKQDNEIKELYMTSEIEDGKKIHNILNTYNLKKLKYIIQKFGEEKKAFKIAKKIIEWRKQNKEIVTTFDLKNIILSTCKNNYKSNNKVLSRVFQAFRIYVNNELLSLKNLLLSSHKILKQGGVLIVISYHSLENKYIDLFVKNKTQLWKQINTHPIVPTDQEIKLNKSSRSAKMFAFKKV